The following proteins come from a genomic window of Lolium rigidum isolate FL_2022 chromosome 5, APGP_CSIRO_Lrig_0.1, whole genome shotgun sequence:
- the LOC124652788 gene encoding CSC1-like protein HYP1, with protein MIVSALATAVGINLGLTVLLISAFSLLRRRPPFVSVYSPRRPYAPLESWIAAAWRLSEDDVHAAAGLDGVVFVRIIVFSIRVSAVAAVLGVGVLLPVNFLGDQLSLIDFADLSNKSVDLFSISNVKDKSNKLWLHFSAVYIITGVACYLLYHDYKYIAGKRLEYFMTSKPLPQHFTVLVRAIPRTDGGSVSEAVDKFFKQYHSSTYLSGNVVHQTGKLRRLVNDTEIIWRKLKNLKYAPYQSPSEEPPKKFLGLFGKSNVLGKYQKKLENLEENVRMEQSEATRRQEISAAFVSFKSRYAAANAIYIRQSDNPTEWQTEHAPDPHDVYWPNFSTTFMERWISKFIVFVASVLLIIVFLIVVAFIQGLTYMEQLEAWLPFLKNILEIAIISQLVTGYLPSVILQFVSSCVPKLMKKFSAMQGFASVSGIERSACNKMLRFTIWTVFFSNILTGTAYRQLDIFLDPKEIPSKLAILVPAQASFFIAYVVTSWTTITSEITQTSALLYHLWESCAKCCKRDDPETQSMKYHSEIPKILLFGLLGLTYLIVAPLILPFILVYFCLGYFIFRNQLCNVYAPKYDTGGRFWPIVHNANIFSLVLMHLISIGVLGIKNFPIGASLLVPLPFLTLLFNSYCGNRFFPIFEAYSTESLVNKDKQEESKPEMSEFFRNLETAYTDPALKPIQRSSGYDYDERTAPLLSSV; from the exons ATGATCGTGTCGGCGCTGGCCACGGCGGTGGGCATCAACCTGGGCCTCACCGTGCTGCTCATCTCCGCCTtctcgctcctccgccgccgcccgcccttcGTCTCCGTCTACTCCCCGCGCCGCCCCTACGCGCCGCTCGAGTCCTGGATCGCCGCAGCGTGGCGCCTCTCCGAGGACGACGTCCACGCCGCCGCGGGGCTCGACGGCGTCGTCTTCGTCCGCATCATCGTCTTCAG CATTAGGGTCTCCGCGGTGGCCGCCGTGCTGGGGGTCGGGGTGCTCCTGCCGGTCAACTTCTTGGGGGACCAGCTCAGCCTCATCGACTTCGCCGACCTCTCCAACAAGTCGGTCGATCTCTTCAGCATCTCCAACGTCAAGGACAAATCCAATAA ATTGTGGCTTCATTTTTCTGCTGTGTATATCATAACTGGAGTTGCATGCTACCTGCTGTATCAT GACTACAAATATATTGCTGGTAAGAGGCTCGAATATTTTATGACGTCAAAGCCACTACCCCAGCATTTCACAGTTCTTGTTCGAGCTATCCCTAGAACCGATGGTGGTTCTGTGAGTGAAGCTGTTGATAAGTTCTTCAAGCAGTACCATTCATCCACCTACTTGTCAGGCAATGTTGTTCATCAGACTGGCAAACTCCGTCGCCTTGTT AATGACACCGAGATTATCTGGAGAAAGCTAAAGAACCTAAAATATGCACCATATCAATCTCCTAGTGAAGAACCTCCAAAAAAGTTTCTTGGACTATTTGGGAAAAGTAATGTTCTTGGGAAATATCAGAAAAAGCTCGAAAACCTAGAGGAAAATGTTAGAATGGAACAATCAGAAGCTACTAGGAGACAG GAAATTTCCGCTGCTTTTGTTTCATTCAAATCTCGATATGCTGCTGCAAATGCAATTTACATCAGACAGTCAGACAATCCAACTGAGTGGCAAACTGAGCATGCTCCTGATCCTCATGATGTTTATTGGCCTAACTTTTCTACAACATTCATGGAAAGATGGATATCCAAGTTTATAGTATTTGTAGCTTCAGTTCTCCTGATAATCGTGTTTCTCATAGTTGTGGCATTTATTCAAGGACTCACTTATATGGAACAACTCGAGGCATGGTTGCCCTTCCTGAAGAACATACTCGAAAT AGCCATTATCAGCCAATTGGTTACTGGGTATCTTCCCAGTGTTATTCTTCaatttgtttcctcctgtgtgcccaaattaatgaagaaattttcGGCCATGCAAGGATTTGCTTCTGTCAGTGGGATCGAGAGAAGCGCTTGCAACAAAATGCTCCGGTTTACAATATGGACTGTGTTCTTTTCCAATATTCTTACTGGCACAGCCTATCGCCAACTCGATATATTCCTTGATCCAAAGGAAATACCTTCAAAGCTTGCGATTCTTGTACCTGCACAG GCATCTTTCTTTATTGCATATGTGGTGACTTCGTGGACAACTATAACATCAGAAATCACTCAGACTTCTGCTCTTTTGTACCACTTATGGGAGAGCTGTGCAAAGTGTTGCAAGAGGGATGACCCAGAAACTCAATCGATGAAATACCATAGCGAAATTCCTAAGATTCTGTTGTTTGGACTTCTTGGGCTCACATACCTCATTGTAGCTCCACTTATTCTCCCATTTATATTGGTTTACTTCTGCCTTGGCTACTTCATATTTCGTAATCAG CTTTGTAATGTATATGCACCCAAGTAtgataccggtggaagattttggCCCATTGTACACAATGCGAACATATTCTCTCTTGTGCTGATGCATTTGATTTCAATTGGAGTACTTGGAATAAAGAATTTTCCAATTGGTGCAAGCCTGCTGGTGCCTCTACCGTTCCTCACACTTCTGTTCAATTCCTACTGTGGAAACCGGTTTTTTCCCATCTTCGAAGCATACTCTACTGAG TCACTGGTAAACAAAGATAAACAAGAAGAAAGCAAACCAGAGATGTCAGAGTTCTTCAGGAATCTTGAAACAGCATACACTGACCCGGCACTGAAGCCTATCCAACGATCTTCAGGCTATGACTACGACGAACGTACTGCACCGCTCTTGTCTTCCGTCTAG